ctgaacttggtgcataccactcaatcaatgcaaagagctaaagatgccatcacagccatgccacctaaagctggtgatgatgttgattatggtactggtgagtctgcagatttctttggagatgatggtgatagtgaagagctcatggacatagggggagaaggaGGCCCTATTTTAGATCTAGACTGCCTTCCTGGGCATTCTCCAAGGACTATAATATTCAACATTTCAAGACAACTCTCATCCATCAAATTCAAGAGACACATAATGCTCTTCAATCTACTACAAATGCTAGCACTAGGAAGCTCTAACAGGTACATCTCAACTCTCCACACTTACATCAGATTCAAGCTTTCCAACACAaccaggatgtcacttctatcaaaactgagattgatcaagtaaagaaggatgtctctgaaagattagatgctaaacttccagatgCAACAATGCTCGACATTAAAAGATAGctaaggaagaattctgatcttacCACTAAAGTGGCCTCCCTGGATATAAGGCTGATtgcaatggaagcctctctaacagctattcatcttcatcaagcacaTAAAACTCAGTTGCTacaaaagctggtggctgcacaaacctccacctccactctacttgatgataacaaaaaggggagaaagaattaacaattaaattcaGTCATGCAGAGCCAACtagtgagggggagcatgtggTAAATGTTCAAATCAGCCAAGTAATTGTTCTAGAAATTACTctaccaaagccaccagtattggacaacattgatctgatccaaatagcagctacTAAACTTGAGTCAAAGAAaaatcccaagatgcttgatgttgtaGCTGTGGAGAAGGAATTAGATAAtaaatggaggaaaatagatgaagaaattcaacaaaaatttGGACCAATTTATAAAACagacaaaatctttaatcatcactctcaagtcaagcagatttctgtAGGTGAGATGAGTTTGagttatctggaaaaaggccaaacttcttgtataaaatctccaaaggcaaatctggtcctgaagcctaaaagaaactactcaaagttctcagataAAAATCCTATGaatattgtgtatgagacaccaaagccagatgagaagaagctgttggctaggtcaattgcatttttcaaagatccagttgattcaacacttaaaagaaggattgccaagatttacagaaatggtaaggaaatttgtgtggtggctggacacactcagtttgtagaagctaaaaaggaatAGAAGGAAAGaattaggcaagaaaagaagcaagctgccttagatgctaagaagctcaaacaaaagaaggagcaaactgctatcttggccaaacttcaagatgtgaagactacaactgagatttctgcacaaccatctgtgattgctgaacctcaagatcagaaaatgcaaaaggaaccacaacagaaaaaaagattcagatacaagcttcattcaaagagaaaattgaactttagtgatgaggaaatgaaagactacattcccaaaaagtctacaacttcaacttaGACATCCAAACCCTTAGtggtacatgaagaattcaaagtggATCCAAttaagaattttcatggtgagcctataattccaaaggatgagccattagactgggaaagtctaccaattcctgagttcaacttacctatcttcaacaagccaaagaagacaaagataagagctACCAAGAAAAGCAAGCTTGCACCTCTCAGAAtcaagaccctaaccaaatctaaatctgtagtcaacaaggaagatctgttatacatctgtgacatcaaggagttttcagatttaaacctctacttggatgaactggtagaagtaagaggaattgatgctcacagacatcttcctgaaagattggtgtttCAGTACAAGGCAGGGAAAGAAATCaaatggcctcttcacaggattctagaagaaagccaatctgtactaataaagatctactcatctttcaaaaagaactttgggtttaatgtgactgcaaggagattggttctgaagaagattgaagagctaatgagtaataaagccaaagattcacttccaaaaactctaccAATTCCTTTCACTGGGAAAATAGTGCATTTGAGGctttattggctgatggaattcatggatgataagggagttagaagattcttcagactggatgaccaattgagtatctctagcaatgagactctattggaaatgcaagaaatgctggatttatctgaagctgatgaacttgaatcccactgacaactccagaatcaaatagaggaaaataacaggaagcttgggaagaaattcagacaattaaggaaatagaaatatctgctcagactagaggagcaccttgataataactgtgagaactctttgtacactttgctttgttcaattttcaataaattctGCAGTAATTATCAgtttttatctactattttttaatctgtatttttagggtgttttgttatcatcaagtttctcttaatttatggctacaattccagtagacataaattgggggagattgttaggaatatgttgtgaacttgatgataagttaacaaaacaccttagtagattcaacttaagtgagttttgtagcactcgacggatgatcaaatatagtcccgacgaatgaactttatagtctcgacggatgacaaactgacatccatcgagtgaatAGCTTTTGTAACAAATAagaattgtagcacatttctgcaagcaacattatgtagattctgtaggagtatatgagtcatgttgactactagtggatatacagaataaggtgactaattgtaaatataagatgtcttgtaattctgtataaatgaaatggagtcaagtgatataAAAGGCTCCCGGCGGATGGTTCacaaagactcccgacggatgatcaacaaagctcccgacggatgacaagcatagtctcgatggatgatcaaattcaaatagctgttaacagtgacaacacaatcacatgcgttgggtgtttgcaaaaggaatgtggcagcttgttaaccaggaatttgagaacaaagaagcattaccattttcatgcaattgtaaagatattcaaagatgttggaatagagtagtgaagtagcatagagttagactagatatgttttgttttattatcttgtctcattatcatgtaaacttggtgatatataaaccaagtgtagcaagtagaacaattaactaagcaagtctatttttagagaaacatatcaagttgtattttgtaagcatttctctgtagtttagttgttaaaacttgtaagcagctgtgagctattcaaagcttcgcagggttctcatttgatatatatatatatatatctggtggatactttcgaatccaccaaaaagttttaaaaacttgtgtttttattacttagtattttgattcttatctctttttattccgcatcattgctaatcaaacactgttatatttatcaagttagaacattctttaaatttgaaaaagtagtcagaattacattcaaccccccttctataattcttgttggaTTGTTAGGGAATAGCACTTAATGATATCCTTCCCAACAATGCTCAAGTGCTTCTGAAAGAAACCTAGCGTCATGCCATCAGGGCCTGGCGCTTTATCTGGATTCATTTGAAAAAGAGTCACCTTTACTTCGTCATAAGAGATTTCCTTTAACAACTCTCTATTCTAAACTTGACTCACTGACCCAGTTACATAATCGATCACCTCTGAACTGTTAGTAGCAGTAGCAGTGAATAAGTCTTGATAGTACCTTGTGATTAACTGTTGCAAATTAGTCTGCCAATCCACCAAACTGCcgtcgatatctttgagttttTGAATGTGGTTTGTACGGCGTCTAACATTACTGGATGTATGACAATATTTCATGTTTTTATCACCTGACTGTAGCCATAGTTGTTTAGACCTCTGTCTCCAGAAAATTTCCCTCTGATCCAGAATCAAGAATAACTCTTGTTTTGCCTCTTTATACATCCTCGAGGACTGGGCATCACGTGCACTTCGGAGCTGTTGAAGTCTCTCCTTACAATCCATGATTCTGCGATTAAAACAACCAGTAATTTCTTTTCCCCAGACCTCTAAACTTTCGCCACAAAGAGCAATTTTTTGCATGAAATTATGAGTAATGTCAACCTCCCAGTTATCCTTAACAATCTGTGAGCATAAAGGTTCCAACAGCCAAGCATTTTCGAACCGGAAATGCCTTTTAGAGCGCTGCAGACGACTAGTTTTTGGGTCCAACAAAATTGGACTGTGATCAGACTAAGAAACTTCTATGTTATATAACTTTGCTAGTGGAAATATATCCCACCAAACATTTGTTACCAGTGCTCGATCAAGTCTAATCTCGATCCATGCTTCAGTATCACGACCTTTTTCCCATGTAATTGGGTGGCAATATAAATCAAGATCTTTCAGCTCTGCATCTTCAAGAGCTTTGTTAAAACCATCAATAAGACGTTGGGGGTAAGCAGCACCCCCTCTCTTCTCCTCCTGACTAACAATATTGTTCATATCACCTATAACACACCAAGGTAAGTTTGAATCTCGCGACAAGTTTCTCAGCAAGTCCCACGTTTTTTGCCTCAGATTTCTATCCGGCACTCTATAAAAACCTGTTAACCTCTATGGTTGAAACCCCTCTGTATGAACTTCTACATCAATGTGCTTAGAAGAAAGATTAAGGAGCTTGACAGAATCAGCTTCTTTCCACAACAAAACTAAGCCACCACTACGACCTTGAGCTTCAACTATTACCATCCCTTGAAAATTTAACCTTGAACGAACCCATTCCATCTTTTCTTTGTTACTTAACGTTTCACTTAGAAAAATAAATGAAGGTCTTTCTTTGCGGACAATGTCCTGCAGGAACTGAAGCTTTCAGGGTGACCCCATACCCTGGCAGTTCCAACTTAAGGTGCTCATAAGGAGTGACGGGCCTGCAATGCAGCACCCGCCAAAAACACGTTTTTTTGGAACCGAAACATTCTCTTTTGGGCTTGAATCCATCTCCAAGTCCGAACTCTCAGATATTTCTGGCCCATCTATGTTGTCAACCCTGCATCTTTTTGGTTTAGTAATTGTTAATTCATTTTGATCTGTTTCCGTATCATTATCCATTGTAACAGATATTGCTTCCTGATTTAGAGGTAACGGATTTTGGATAATGTTATTCTGATTAGGTGGTTTCCCATATTTTTCTCCCCCAGAATGCGCTGTATCCCTCTCATTGCTCTCTAACCGTATCCCTGATTTTATAGGATTGTCCTCCGCCACAGTTGCACCAGTTTCCATCTTATCTTCACCTTGCTCCACCGTGCTCCTCACCTGAGATATGGGGCCCGACCTCAACCATTTACTTCCTATAGTATGCATATGGCATCTTGGCTCTGCTCTCATCCATGTCCCAAATGGCTTCTCAATCTTATCTTTTGGTGTATCAAACAATTTTGCACATAATTTATCGTTGTAACCAACCATACCACAGATGAAACAAAATGTAGGGATGCTTTCATATTTGAAATTTACCCAGCACCAGTTAGACTCACTCTTCTTCAACTTCATTCTTCTTTTGAGAGGCCTGTCTAGCGGAATCACGACCCTGACTCTTAAAAATTCTCTCCAGACTCCAACAAAATTGTTTTCGTTTCCAACATCAGTGAACACCCTTTGTGACATGAACCCTGCTCCCATATCATGCAGTTGTACCCATACTTCCAGGTTATTGATTGGTTTTGTTAGTGGGTTGTCCCCTTCTCTAAGCCTTTCAAATACCAGATGGAAGCGTCTGAACGTCCAAGGACTCCAATTACATACCCAtttgatatccagttcatgatAAAACTGGAAAAGAAAGCGATTAGCCTCTAGCTTTTTTACATACATTCCTTTACCAGGGCGCCAAAGAGAAGCCATCTTGTGTAGAGAAGCCATCTTGTGTTGCATGGCTTGAAAATTGATCGATGAATCAGTCAGAAATCTACCCACGAGGCACCACCTTATGTCGATCTCACTTAATCCTTCATCAGTGTCGGCATAGGTTATACCGCCTTGTTCTTCTTCTTCCAGAGAAATCATGGCAAACTCTTCATCCATTTCTTGCACTGTGTTTCTTTAACCAGCCAATTTCAAAACTTAGTGTATGACACCAGAACTTGAATACAAACGAAAACTGACGAAAACAGGAATAAGATGATAAAAACTCACTTTAAACTAAGACTTGGACCATAACAATTCTCACCATGTCAAAAGACAAGACATTAATTGAATTATATTCTAATTTCACAATTCATTATACTACTATATCGATCCACAAACAAGCAAGCAAACACGATTTGAATTCTTAAAATGGCAGAAAAACACCTCTGGAAACAGGCTGGTGGCAAAGAACTTTGACAACACACTGATTATGCTTCTCATTCCTTACTTTTGTTGATATTTAAGTTTAGTTGCACTACATATGTGATATTTTGGACTATTCTTCTGCACTATACTAAAAATAAAACGTGCTTATTTGATATAGTCTATTAGAGCAATTGTGGACATCTCATAAATCACTAACTCTTAAAAAAATTCTTATATGTAAGGGCATTGCTTGTTGAAGTTAATATAAATATACATGTTAAGTTTAATCTCATGTTATAGTGTTTGAATTGGTAATTTGATGGTTGGAAATGTGAATTTTAATCTCTCATGGTTAAATTATACATTCTATGACATTTTATTTTCATTCCTATTAATTTCATTATTATACCCTCATTTCCAATTCCGAGTTTCAAACCCGTAACTGATCCAAACGCCCCTGAAATTTGAAAGCtgtataataaaaattatagcGGACAAATAATTATAACAATTGTTTGTTCGAGATATGGACGGTTTAAATATTGAGAGATACATTTAGCATAATCATAATAGTGTGGTAATTAACGGATGATTTTGTTTCTATTGAACTGATTCTGATTTCGTACAAAAAGGTAATAGTTTCTGATCCGGCAAGGTAATAGTTTTTGATCCGGCTGTAAATATATATGAGTGAAAGTGAAGATTTGAATAAAATTGATATGTGAGTAAGAGGTAAGTAAGATGATGCATCTAGGTTCTTGAAAAATATAGGGTTGACACTTAAAATTGATATGGATTCCGAGGTCCCGGGTCATGTCACTCTATCAATTCTTCAATTTTTTGATTTTAAGATTTTTGCTATGCGTAGAATTTTTTGGCAGACGTATAATTTGCCTGTGGGTCGTCGCCCTAGGTTTTATGGTACAAAGAGCTAGATAAGGAGGTGCCCCTGATGTACACGAATGTTTTTTAGTAGCCAAAAGAGTGAGTACCTCATGAATATCTTATTAACATATGACATGTACTTGGTCTATGCACAATTCAAccatatttttctgatttttttccaTGATGGCATGATATACTTGAGAATATTTTCAGCTGGCTTCATGTGAATTCTTTAATGTCACTGACATTCATCAACAAAACTTGGTTTAGTTTAAGAAACCCCTCGAATATTTATGTTAATTTTGACTTTGATTATGTTAGTGATGATTATACAGTGGTAACGTGCAAGACTTTTTAGCTAGGCATGAGTTGAAAAATCTGAGTTGGATGAGACGCTGCTCGGCGACAGTCAAGGTGACTGGGGATGATGACTCTTAGTCGGTGACAACTGTGCACGCAGTCTGGCTAGTTGGGGCGATCGGGGTAACCGAGGCTAAGGGTTCTGCTTGGTCTGCTGGGGACAGTCTTAGCAATAGGTAGAGAGTGAAGTAACAAATTACTTGGTGACAGTTATTGACGGGTTTTGATGAGTCATATTTGTTGGATGACAAGGGAAACTGGAAAATATGATGGGCACAAGTGGCAGGCACTCAAGGAGGCAGTTGCAAGGCATGGGGGACAGTTTTATAAACCGCGCGGCAGTTTTAAAACTGTCTTAGAGTTCAAATTTATGGTTGATCTATTTATATGTTAGGCATTCAGTTGTAAACATATATTGTGTGATATCATTTTATTTATATTGGGTAGAATATAGGCAATAGTTTGAGAGACACTTTAGTTGAGGGAAATCTAAGTGTAATTGTGGGATTATTTgtatatattggtataattataTAAAGGTTGGCATTCACCATATATCATGGGcactttcatatatatatattatgataGATAATGTACATATATTATATAGGCGTTTGTGAGGGAATTCTGTTGTTCTTGTGATGCTTGGGTAGATGACGACTGTGTGGGCAGATGGGGCTGTTGGACGACATAAGCACGAGAGCTGGCCGCGCGGGTGATTCGAAAAAAAAGAATAGGCCTGTGATAACTGGTATCAGAGCTGCGTTTATAAGTTTGGGAATTCAGTAACACTAACACGATGGTTAACAGGAATTCTACAAGTGAGAGATTGGCAAGGCTAGAGGAATTTGTTAGCTCTCCGTTGTCAAGTGATGAGATATGTTTGGTGAATCATATTCAAGTTCTTAGAGAAGAATTGAATGAATTCAAGGAGATGGTTATTGTTCATATGGTTACAATTGATGGCAAATTTACTGATCTATTTGCAACAACAGCGGCGTCATCGGAAAGCATGAACGATCAGTTGTAAAGCATGAGGGAGGAGATTGTTGTCTTGAAGAGGGCTATGGCAGGAACTTTCTTGGGTGGTACTGATGGTCATTCTAAATGAAAAATTCCTGAACTAAAGGCATTTAATGGGAGTCGTAGTGCCAAAGAGTTGGAGAATTTTATGTGGGATGTGGAGCAATATTTCAAGGCTGCTCATTTAGGTGTTGAAGAATAAGTCACCATCACAGGTATGTATGTAGTGGAGGATGCGACGCTTTGGTGGCGCACCCGAATGGAAGATGTAACCGCTGGGAGAGTGACTATTGTGACATGGGAAACACTTAAATAAGAGTTAAAAGTTCAATTTCTACCTCTTAATGTGGCTTGGGTTGCAAGAGAGAATTTGATGGTGTTGAAACAGAGTGGTTCTATTCGAGATTATATGAAAGAGCTCAGTAGTTTGTTGTTGGATATCAAGAACATGTCTGAGGAAGACAAGTTATTTAACTTCATGTCTGGT
This sequence is a window from Apium graveolens cultivar Ventura chromosome 9, ASM990537v1, whole genome shotgun sequence. Protein-coding genes within it:
- the LOC141686395 gene encoding uncharacterized protein LOC141686395 gives rise to the protein MDEEFAMISLEEEEQGGITYADTDEGLSEIDIRWCLVGRFLTDSSINFQAMQHKMASLHKMASLWRPGKGMYVKKLEANRFLFQFYHELDIKWVCNWSPWTFRRFHLVFERLREGDNPLTKPINNLEVWVQLHDMGAGFMSQRVFTDVGNENNFVGVWREFLRVRVVIPLDRPLKRRMKLKKSESNWCWVNFKYESIPTFCFICGMVGYNDKLCAKLFDTPKDKIEKPFGTWMRAEPRCHMHTIGSKWLRSGPISQVRSTVEQGEDKMETGATVAEDNPIKSGIRLESNERDTAHSGGEKYGKPPNQNNIIQNPLPLNQEAISVTMDNDTETDQNELTITKPKRCRVDNIDGPEISESSDLEMDSSPKENVSVPKKRVFGGCCIAGPSLLMSTLSWNCQGDMNNIVSQEEKRGGAAYPQRLIDGFNKALEDAELKDLDLYCHPITWEKGRDTEAWIEIRLDRALIVKDNWEVDITHNFMQKIALCGESLEVWGKEITGCFNRRIMDCKERLQQLRSARDAQSSRMYKEAKQELFLILDQREIFWRQRSKQLWLQSGDKNMKYCHTSSNVRRRTNHIQKLKDIDGSLVDWQTNLQQLITRLKEVINDVVSETQSAFIPGRLISDNIMAAYEVMHYLKCKKVGKSGFMALKLDMSKAYDQIE